TGGTCAGCTCCTGTTTTTAGGCAGCAAAGTAGTGACTAGAACAGTATTATCTCTAACTTGGCCTCATAATCATGGCCCCATTGCATCAATGAGTTACAGATTTCTAGTAATGATCAAACAGCATCATATCTGTTACCCACTAACTTACACGTGCGGTATACATATCCTCTCATGTGACCCCACAACAGCCCTACAGAATATGGCActgctattcccattttacaggcgagaaaacaggctcagacaGAGTAAGCAACTTGATCAACATCACATAGCCAATGAGTAGGATTCAAACCTATCTATACCCAAACGCCAAATCCTAAACTTCCTTTCCTGGAATGTCAGGGCAGGGGAAGGAGCTGAGACACTCCAGTCTACATGCCCCACCCGTAATtttatgaaagaaggaaaaagcccCAGAAAAGCTAGGTGTTCAAGGCCACCCAATGGGGCATGACTCCTCGTAGGCTCTCTGAGGATGTTGTCGCTGGCCATCTCTCTGTCCTTAGAACCTAGCACAGAACCTTATAGGTGCTCGAATAACTGTGAATGAAAGAACATGGGAATTTAACAGCAATTTAAAGCTGGAGTCCTGTCCCCTTGATGTTGAAGAAAGGACACTTCACTCCCACAGCTTaccgcctcccctccccaggcctcgGCTACGTACCTGGATGTATGCATGGTTGGTCGGGTGGAACTCTTCCCCCACGGGGTTAGGACACTCGCCCTCGCAGCGATACGCATTGTACTGCTTGGGGTAGATGATCCAGGAGCCCCATCCGATGAGGTTGAAGTCCACCTGGAACTTGACCTTCCGACAAAGTTGGCTTCTGTCCTGCACGTGGTACCGACGGTGCCTCGTGCCCCTCTCCCGGGAGAGCTGTCCTTCCTGGGCCCGCCAGGAGCTCTCCGCTTCCCATAGCAGGGTGGAGCCACCCAGCCGCCTCTGCTCCGGGGAGAGGTTGGAATAGAGCAGGAGGAGCACGTCAGTGACAGGTGGGGTGGGAGGCCGCCGCCAGCACTCTCCAGCCAAGCTGGACGTCTGCTCCCGCAGCCCCCCCGGGTGCTTCAGCCACTTGGAGAGTGGCCTGGTCACCTCTAGGACCATGCTGCCTGAGGAGAAGGTAACCTGGGACAGAGTGACAGTGAACAGGTCCATCCGAAAACGTTCCAGGCAGTCGGGTGGGTTTTTATCCAGCTTCCGCTGGTGGAAAATCTCAATGGAGAGCGGGATATTGGGAGGAAGGGCCACGGGGCTGGACAGCTGCAGCCGGAGCTCAGCCCACTCTAGATCCTCTTCTTGGCTCAGGAAGGAGAAGTCAAAAGCAAAGGTCCAGTTCTGCCCATCCACCTGCATATCTGggtgagaaaacagaaggaagctGGTGAGTGGGGGCCTCCTGCAGCCTTAGTTGGTGTAACAACCACCATAGCTCATGAATGAGCCCTTACCTTATATATATCATCTCTCTTAACCCTCACCCCAACCCTGTGAGCTAGGAATAGTACTGAATCcatttttaagatgaggaaaattgaggctcagagagattaaatcaCCTGCCCAAGGTGTCAATTGTTGGAAGGTCACAAAGCCAAGAATAAACCCAACTGCAAAGCCTAATCTGAAAATCACGGTTCTGCCACTCCCGCTTCAGACACTCCAGAGAACAATTGGTAAAAATTGGATGAgttcgtctccttctcctctctcctctcacaCGTGCAGTCTAAGGCCAAACCCTGAGCTTTCTGACAGAAACCCTGGGCTTCCACCCACCCTGTGACCCTGGAGCAAGTCAGCTTTTttggctctgtcttttcattgGAAAGGGTGGCCTATTTCACAGGCACGATGAGGTTGCTACGCAGATCATGGAAAGGACTGGAACCCCCAGGAAGGCACAGGCAATAGAAGCCAAAGACTGGCCACCCTTTCCCCCACCAATTCCTAAAGACAGAGGCAGACACTCCAAGAGTTCTCAGCAACCTTACAAATACATTTCTAAAGACACTCTAAGCTTGACTGTGCACTGATCTTGTATTTTTCCACCCAGTGGTCTCTCCTACCTAGCAGGGCGCTCACTCCTTCCTGCTCCAGGTCATCTATGCATCTGGGACAGACAGCAATCACTCACCCAGCACAGTGAAACCCCAAATGAATGAAAAGGAATAGAATGGGGAAGCACATTCCATTCATTTTAGTCCTGGATCAATTTGGTCTGATATCTGGGAATAACACACAGGGGTGGATCTTTCAGGTTACCTGAAAGTGATCTTTCACTTTTTTCGAGCCCAGTTTCTTCTTTGCAAGGGGAACAGTAATGTCCTACCTCTCCCTGCATGACATGAGGACCAGGGAACTGAAGATGTTTCAAGGTTGATTGTTAAATAAAAGGCAAAGGCTAttcataagaaataaaaacagaaacgcTTTAGTGAATCAGTCCTGAAGGTAGTGATCTCTGATTTAGGTCCACTCTGGGCAGACCATGTaacagttatttctttttttttttccagttgtctcATAGGACATCTTTGGTCAGTAAGTGGATTTCTCTGGTTAGTCCAGCCTGTCTTAGAAGGAGGTAATTCCCAGCTTCAGCCTCCTGAAGCTTCTCCCAGCCCATCCCTGGCTGTTCTTTTTCACTTAATCTCCACTTCCCTTCTCATTAGCACCTGCAGGGGACAATAACCAGCCCCTGACTAGCAACTCCCCAGAGGTGTGGCGGGAGGCTGACATTACCCACTGCCCATCTCAGCACCACCTGGCCACCAGGGGATTAGGTGGGACATGTAGCAACTCCTCTACAACTCCACCTACACCAGGACTTAAAACTTATTATCTCAAGTACCCACAAATGGCTTTCTAGAGGAAGATATTCCAGCTCAGTGTTTAAGAGCAGGGGCCTGGTGTCTCCCATGATGGATTAAATTCTGCCACTTGCTGTTTAAGACTGGGCTGCAATCTTTGGGCCTCTGTTTCCCTCTGGGCAAAAGGGAGATGGTGACAGTATCCACCTCACAGGAGTGTTGAGATTTACTGAGATAATGTGTGTAAAGTGCTCTGCCCAGTGCAACCACCAAAGTGCAAtaaatggccatcatcaactGTCTCATTACTCAGGTCCCGGTTAGAAATGAAGATGTCCAGGCAGTgaggggccagggcaggggaACAGAATCATCTGTTGCTGGGGTGGTAGTGCAgatgcaggggtggggaggagtacATTCCTTCCGCTGGAAGAGTCTGCAACCCCACAACCCTACCCGCAGCCAAGAGCTCCCCAGGATTGGCTTTGGTTCATCTTAGAAGAGTGGGGTGTCTAATCTTTGAGGATCACCAATGCCTGATAAAAGCTAAGAATGCTGTCCCCAGAACAAACTGTATTTCCTACTTACACAATAAATGTGATTGGAGGGTGATTATAAAGAAGGGGTTCATGGACACCCTGAAATTGAACACAGACTTGGCCACACGGGCTCCAATTCCTTGGAATTGGAAATCTTGACCCATTTCCCATTCTAAAGAAAGAAGTGGTTGCGTTCATCACCTTGGGTGTTGAGTTAGACTTAGGGGCTCTGTAGAAAAAGAGGGTGGGTGTGACACCGAGTTCCCACCCTACATTATTATAAATTGTGAGGCCAATTACTATTAACTGCTTCCCTCATGCCAAGTATTTTACAAGCATTGTCTCCTTAAATCCTCCCCACCATTAtcaccattttgcagatgaagaaactaaggtccAAGGTGAAGATGGTTAAACAGTGAAAGATCTAATTTAGTTAGACTCCAACACCCATTTCCTCTTATCCTGTGCAGCTTACAAATAAACCCAAGATGGAAAGGAGCCAGTGTGGGACATCCCTTCTCCATCAGGCTCCCTCCAGGCAGGCTCTTGCTGCTTTTGAAAAACAAGCCAATTCACAACTCTGTGTATATAGTTAAGGTCACTGTACACATAATAAAATTTGTGATTTAACCCTTTTTATGTACTTTACTCCACACTCACACAAATGAGGTAGAAAGAAAGCCAGGCcctttatttttacaaaaggaTAAACTAGAAAAGTCAACTGATAGGCCAGGAACACAGGGGTAAGTGAGGAAGCAGGGTTTGTGGGACCAGAATCTAGTTTTCTATACTCCCAGACTGTCACATTACTACCAATCTTCTGGAACTCTGGAAGGAGGGAGAGATCGGGTAAAGTGCACCTCTCACTTTGCGGccaccaaccccacccccacctttctGGCGGGGTGGAACACGCCAGTAATTTTCAGACTGCTCCACCCCCGGGGTGTCCCCAGTCTGGCTGGTCCCCAGACGACCCTTCTAGAGAGGGTCACTGGCCGTCTGACCCCAGACGCGGCAGGCCAGCGAACTAGGAACCCCCATCCTCGGATCACAGAGGGCCGGCGGGTGGCCGTCAAATCAGATTATCGGATGTGGATTTCGCCGGAACTCTCGGGAGGACCGTCTGGCCCCAGCAGGCAGAGCGAGGTGCAGGGAGGCAGGGGCCACCCCCCGCGCTAGGATGTGGATTGCCCAGCATAGAGGAGCCGCGCGGGAAGGGCTCCCTGTTCTCAACATCTACCTGCATCCAGTGCGCAGAAGGCATGCTGCCCCATCTCCGAGGGGCGTACTCCCAAAGTCACCATGGGAGTGACCTCAATCCCTCCAAATCTAGGCCCTGAGCTCTGTGTCGCCTGGGATACTGACACCTACCTACCAAGCCTGCCTCAGTTCTCGATTTCGGGGCACCTCATCTCTAATCCCTAACTTCTGAAACCTAATCCCTGATGTTCATGCTTGACATCCTGTTTCGAAACTCGGTCTCAGCCTGAGAAACTCTCCACGGCAGACCTAGGGGCGCATTCACCTTCactagtgaaaaggaaaaaaaaaaattcaacaaaataattGTAGCAATAATAAGGACGATTTGTTACTGTGCCTGGTTATGTGTTAAGCATTTTCTGTGCATTGTCAGTAGCCCTTGCACGCCtataaatgaagtgaagtcgctcagtcgtgtccgactctttgcgaccccatggactgtagccttcgggctcctctgtccatgggattctccaggcaagaatactggagtgggttgccatttccttcgccaggggaacttcccgacccagggatcgaacctgggtctcccgcattataggcagacgctttacggtctgagcTAGGAGGCACTCTTGTTCCTATTCTGTGGTCGACGCTTTCGcgacctgtcaggctcctctgtccatgggatttcccaagcaaggatactggagagggttgccatttcctcctccagggggtcttccttacccagggatgtctcctgccttggcaggcggattatttatctctgagccacatgggaagccctatcACTGTTCTACAGATGTGCAAACCGAGGTGCCCGGAGATTACAGTAGT
The Bos indicus isolate NIAB-ARS_2022 breed Sahiwal x Tharparkar chromosome 28, NIAB-ARS_B.indTharparkar_mat_pri_1.0, whole genome shotgun sequence genome window above contains:
- the NODAL gene encoding nodal homolog; translation: MHAQCLWLFLLHAWWALLQAGAAMVAPVPLRPWGQPSSPSPLAYMLSLYREPLPRADIIRSLQAQDMQVDGQNWTFAFDFSFLSQEEDLEWAELRLQLSSPVALPPNIPLSIEIFHQRKLDKNPPDCLERFRMDLFTVTLSQVTFSSGSMVLEVTRPLSKWLKHPGGLREQTSSLAGECWRRPPTPPVTDVLLLLYSNLSPEQRRLGGSTLLWEAESSWRAQEGQLSRERGTRHRRYHVQDRSQLCRKVKFQVDFNLIGWGSWIIYPKQYNAYRCEGECPNPVGEEFHPTNHAYIQSLLKRYQPHRVPATCCAPVKTKPLSMLYVDNGRVLLDHHKDMIVEECGCL